The following nucleotide sequence is from Anopheles stephensi strain Indian chromosome 3, UCI_ANSTEP_V1.0, whole genome shotgun sequence.
ACAATGGAACTGTTAACTAACCCGCCGAACCATAGTAACCGTACCATTCCACCGCCTACCGATTGTAGCCAGGAGCAAATGCTAGTAATGCTTACTGACCCTAATACACTTCGATTCGATTCAACAGAATTGGTCGCTAGGAAACGGTGCTGTAACTTCGCTCGATAGCTAACATGCTTACTGATCGTGCCGCTTTTGATTCGATGCTTCCAGCCCGACCACTGTAACGAATCGCACAACACACGCCGGTCAATGGTTAGCTACGCCCCAGTTCATCCCACCCTACGGATTATAGTCTTTAagtttgataattttaaacGTGGAATCCACCTgactctttttcttctgctcgcTCAAGACGCCCGCCTGCGCCGGCCTTACCAGCGTGTCCGAATGGTCGTCCGTTAGCGTTTCGCTTTCCTCGCTATCGTCTGCTTCGGACGAGGTGCTCGAAGCTGACGACAAATCACGCTTTAAAGAATCCTGTGAACGGGTTAATGGTGAGCATTTTTTGCGAAACCCTTGGTTCAAATCAACGCTTACCAATGATGCAACCGATTGTACTGAGGTTTGGTTGGAACGTCTGGAAGCGGGTGCTAGCTTGCGTGGTtgcgtgtgctgctgctcgaccGTATCCGTGCCATCGATGTCCTGCTCCTGGGATGAGTTGAGCGAGTTCGAGCTTAggcttttatttttacgaCCCGCAGTAAATCCGGCCAGCGTTGCGTTGAGGGCACCCATCGATTGGCTCTTGATGCGCTGTAGGAAGTAACGGTCGGGAACGGTGTCTTgctggaggatttttttaaattgctggCAAACAAAGAGGAAAGTTAATACTGCAGTTAGTGCAAAGGCTGGCATACTGTTTCACGGTAGGGTACTATCATTATTACCCGATTTTGTCTCTTTAACTCCTTGTGTACACTCTTATTAGTCCAGGGTTATTGgtaatgtgtgcgtgtgtggaaaTCATGCAAACAGGGTAAATTAAGGATATTACTTTCATGCCATCTCCCGCCGGAAATGACGCTTACCTGCAAATCTTTCGCTTCGTCTATATCGCTAATGTCCTGGTACGTCGCGGACAGTACCTCGACCGCCTGCGTGTGCATCTTCAGCTCGATCAACACAAAGCTCTGCAACagttccttcaaatcgtgcaGCTTCTGCTTCTCGAACCTTTCGACCTGATGTTCGATCTCTTTCAGCGCCTTTTCCACCTCCAGGTTCGACTTGATCAGCTCGGTATCGTTCGTGTTCCGCTTCAGTCGCCCGTTACGGCTTTTGCTCTGTTCCAGCTGCTTCCGCCTGGCCAAATCCTTGTCCCGCACCAGCAGCGCTTCCTTCACGTCCTCCTTGCAGTGCTTGCATACGGCTTCGTACTGCGACAGCTCTGCGACAATTTTCGTCTCCAACCGCTTCACCCGTGCGTCGTGAAAATCGCCCATCAGCGTTACCGCCTTGGCCATGCTGGACAGTGCACCGCCAAGGGTGGGATTTAGCTTTTCTGCATCGCAGTAGTCCTGGGTGGTGTGCGCTAGCTCGTCCGTTTTGTCCCGCAAGCGAGCAATTTTGCGCGTGTACTCGGCCAACGCACCGCACAGCACGCCGAAATGTTTCTCCACCGTGTTGATCCGGTCGAGTATGAATTTGGTTTGTTCGTCGCACAGCAGTGTGGTTGTGTTTCCGCTGcgaagcattttttgtttaacttaTCCTGTTTGTACTGAACTACAAAAATTGCCTAGCTCGACCAGCTAGCTTGCCTTGCAGATTGTATTTGTTGCGAAAGGTCCGTTGCTTAGCAACCGGCCTCGCTTTCTCTGTCGATACATTTAAACGAGCGGTACTGTCAAACGTCAGTTGATAGTGAAAGTGgtggtaaaataaattatcatcCACAAAAACGGCGGTTGATAAAACGATTCAATTTAAACATGATATTAATTCATCGCTAGATACCAAgggaacggaaaatcaaccccTGACCAGATCTGCAAGATGAGGCAcgtcttggagaagatggcggagagGCTTGTAAAGATGGCAACgaccaacatcacatgccaggtgaaggtggatggaagaAGATCTTCTTCCGTGATTCGGAGGCGAAAACCTTGGGGaacatcttctataagtcaatcctgatcctggcatacgctgatgacacagacatcattggtttgaggctcttctATGTaacagaagcttaccaaaggatcgaaCGAGccccaaaatgatggtggcatcACCAGCAGCCCTGTTAACAAACACTCATTTACGAAGGGGTGATACGGACAGGCAGGTGACCgaactccttttttttgtaacaacTGGAATGACCACCAAAGCACATAGGTGAGATATTTATTTCCTCATTCGTTCACATCGTACGTATCCTCCATGTGAAACTCATGGATGCCGGAACTTTCCGCCATCTCGTTGCTTCCCGGGTCTTCCTCCGCCA
It contains:
- the LOC118513336 gene encoding protein FAM92A-B isoform X2, producing MLRSGNTTTLLCDEQTKFILDRINTVEKHFGVLCGALAEYTRKIARLRDKTDELAHTTQDYCDAEKLNPTLGGALSSMAKAVTLMGDFHDARVKRLETKIVAELSQYEAVCKHCKEDVKEALLVRDKDLARRKQLEQSKSRNGRLKRNTNDTELIKSNLEVEKALKEIEHQVERFEKQKLHDLKELLQSFVLIELKMHTQAVEVLSATYQDISDIDEAKDLQQFKKILQQDTVPDRYFLQRIKSQSMGALNATLAGFTAGRKNKSLSSNSLNSSQEQDIDGTDTVEQQHTQPRKLAPASRRSNQTSVQSVASLDSLKRDLSSASSTSSEADDSEESETLTDDHSDTLVRPAQAGVLSEQKKKSQVDSTFKIIKLKDYNP
- the LOC118513336 gene encoding protein FAM92A-A isoform X1; the protein is MLRSGNTTTLLCDEQTKFILDRINTVEKHFGVLCGALAEYTRKIARLRDKTDELAHTTQDYCDAEKLNPTLGGALSSMAKAVTLMGDFHDARVKRLETKIVAELSQYEAVCKHCKEDVKEALLVRDKDLARRKQLEQSKSRNGRLKRNTNDTELIKSNLEVEKALKEIEHQVERFEKQKLHDLKELLQSFVLIELKMHTQAVEVLSATYQDISDIDEAKDLQSVHKELKRQNRQFKKILQQDTVPDRYFLQRIKSQSMGALNATLAGFTAGRKNKSLSSNSLNSSQEQDIDGTDTVEQQHTQPRKLAPASRRSNQTSVQSVASLDSLKRDLSSASSTSSEADDSEESETLTDDHSDTLVRPAQAGVLSEQKKKSQVDSTFKIIKLKDYNP